CATCAGCGTGCTCGGCGCGGTGGAGGCGTCCCATGAGGGCGCGGTGGACCTGGATCTGGTGGATATGGAAGGCGTGCGTTCCGACGAGCCGGACTGCCGCGTGCCGTGGCCCTCGGCCCGCGAACATGCGGGTGTGCTGGCCCCTTGGCTCGATATGGATCCCAACGCCGAATTGGGAGGCGACCCGGTCTCCTTCCTGCTGGCGATGGCCCCCGACTCGGGATTCGTTGGCATGCTCAGCGACAATTGGATTCTCGGAGCGCAAGGATTGATCGACTGAACGCATGCCGGACGGTCGGTTCCAGCCGGCCCGCCCCATCCTTGGAGACGGGAGCCGGCGTTGGAATGAAGGAGAACATATGAACGCACGACGTACCCCATGGTGGTATTACCTGATCGCCATCGTGCTCGGCCTGATGGGCGGCGCCGGCATCGCCGTCTACGACGAGCGTTCCGGCGCGTCGTTGCTCGGCGCGCCCTGGTTCGTTTCCGTGCTGCTGGCCGTGTTGGGGATCATCGTGCTCGTGCTGGCCCTGCAGGTGCACAAATACGCCACCACCGATCCCCGTAAGCGGCCGAACACGTTTGTGAATCCCACGCTGGCCGTATACACGCTGGTGCTGGCCAAAGCCTTGGGACTCGCAGGCGCGGCGCTCGCCGGATGGTATGGCGGCCAGGCGCTGCTGTCCATCGCGCATATGGAGGCGGACTATTACACGCAGGTCGTGCTCGAATGCGCGTTCGCCGTGGTGGTCTGTCTGGCCGATATGGTGATCGGCATCGTGGGGGAGTGGCTGTGCCAGTTGCCTCCCACCGAAGGCGCGGAGCATCCCAAAATGAAGAAGGCGGCCAGAGACCGCCGGATGGCCGGTGCCGTCTCCAAATCCGCCGACTGACGGCGTATTACTGCTGCGGAACGCGGATCATGGCCTCCTGGGCCATCGCCGCCACCAGCTCGCCATCGCGCGAATAGACCTTCGCCGTGCCCAGGCCGCGGCCGTGCGCGGCGGTCGGCGTGTCCTGCACGTACAGATGCCACTGGTTGATGTCGATATCGCGGTACCACCACATCGAATGGTCGATCGAGGCGTAGGAGATGCCCGGCGTGGAGATGCTCAATCCGGCGCGGCGCAGCACCGGCTCCATCATCACCTGGTCGCATTCCATCGCGAGGATCGCGCGATGCATCACCTGCGGCGCGTCCGCCGTGCCGTCCACCTTCATCCACACCATCTGCTTGCCGGAATCACGCTTCGCGGACTCATTGTCGGCACCCAGCATGATCGTGGGCGTCACGTGACGGATGTCGAACGGTGACTTTTGCGCGTAATAGTTCGCGAACGGGGAATGCTCGGCGTACGGGGCCATGAGCTCCTTGGCGCTGGTCAGGGTTTCGGGTGCCGGAACGTCGGCGGGCATGGGATCGGCGAATTCCACGCCGGACTGTCCGCTCTCCTGGAAGCTGGCGATCGCGGTGAGGATCGGCCCCTCGGCCTGCGTCACGTTCACCCGCCTCGCGGAGAACGAGCGGCCGTCGCGCAGCGTTTCGACGTCGAACAGCAGATCCTGGCGGATGTCGCCGGCCGCGATGAAGTAGCCGTGGATCGAATGCGGCAGGCGGCTCGGAGAGACGGTTTTCGCCGCGGCCATCATCGCCTGCGCGATCACCTGGCCGCCGTAGACGCGGCCGGTGGGGAAGTAGAGGCTTTCGCCGTTGACGTACGTGTGGTTGCGGTAATCGGAGGGCCTTCCCAACCGCAGCACGTTCACCAGATGGTCCAGAGGTGTGGTCGTGGCGGTATCGGTCATAATCTCCTCGATTCTTGGAGCGCGCTGGGAGCGCCGGTGGTGTTCAATCCTGCTGAGCAGTTTAGCGTCCGTAAGTAACCGTATTCGTCAGGGAATGTAACGAATCATCATAATCCGTCATTCGAGGGTGCTCCACTCTGCCGTGCATGCTTGCCCCGACGCGCATGTTTCCTAGCTTCGCCGTGCTCCCGTCATGCGTACGCGTCGTGCCGGAAGCGCCGGTCCGTCGAATCCTGCGGTGTGTGAGGGTGGGGCTGTGACGGGTGACGGATATGCAAAGGCCGTCGGAACGATGGTTCCGGCGGCCTGTTTTGCGTTCTTCGGCTCTCGGCTTACGGCTTCGGATCGAAAGCCGGTCGACACAACGGTCAGACGCGGGTCAGCTTGCGGTGCAGACGGTGCGGGCGCGACGCTTCCTCGCCCAGACGCTCCACCTTGTTCTCCTGATAGGACTGGAAGTTGCCCTCGAACCAGTACCAGCGGGCCGGATTCTCGTCATCGCCCTCCCACGCGAGGATATGCGTGGCGACGCGGTCGAGGAACCAACGGTCGTGGGAGACGACCACGGCGCAGCCGGGGAACTGGATCAGCGCGTTCTCAAGGCTTTCCAGCGTCTCGACGTCCAGATCGTTGGTGGGTTCGTCGAGCAGCAGCAGATTGCCGCCCTGCTTGAGGGTCAGCGCCAGATTCAGACGGTTGCGCTCGCCGCCGGAGAGCACGCCCGTGAGCTTCTGCTGGTCGGAGCCCTTGAATCCGAAGCTCGCCACATAGGCGCGGGTCGGCACCTCGACGCCGGCGACCTCGATGAAGTCGAGACCGTCGGAGACGGCCTCCCACAGGTTCTTGTTCGGGTCGAGGCCGGCGCGGTTCTGGTCCACGTAGCTGATTTTCACGGTTTCGCCGACCTTCAGTTCGCCGCCGGAGAGCGGCTCCAGGCCGACGATCGTCTTGAACAGCGTGGACTTGCCCACGCCGTTGGGGCCGATCACGCCGACGATGCCGTTGCGCGGCAGCGTGAAGCTCAGATCGTCGATGAGCACGCGGTCGCCGAAGGCCTTGTGGATATGGTTGGCCTCGAGCACCATGGAGCCCAGACGGGGGCCGGCCGGAATCTGGATCTCGGAGAAGTCGAGCTTCTTGTTGTTGCGCGCCTCCTGCTCCATCTGGTCGTAACGCTCCAGACGGGCCTTGTTCTTGGCCTGGCGGGCCTTGGGGGAGGAGCGCACCCAGTCGAGCTCGTCCTTCAGACGCTTGGCGAGCTTGGCGTCCTTGGCGCCTTGGATCTCCATACGCTTCGCCTTGGTCTCCAGATAGGTGGTGTAGTTGCCCTTGTAGGGGTAGAGGTGGCCGCGGTCGACCTCGCAGATCCACTCGGCCACATTGTCCATGAAGTAGCGGTCGTGGGTGACGGCGATGACGGCACCCTTGTACTGGTGCAGGAACTGCTCCAGCCACAGGATCGACTCGGCGTCCAGATGGTTGGTGGGCTCGTCGAGCAGCAGCAGGTCGGGAGCCTCGAGCAGCAGCTTGCACAGGGCCACACGGCGGCGCTCGCCACCGGAGCACACGTTCACCGGAGTGTCCGGGTCGGGGCACTGCAGCGCGTCCATCGCCTGCTCGAGCTGTGAGTCGAGATCCCAGCCGTCCGCGGCGTCGATGTCGTTCTGCAGCTTGCCCATCTCGTCCATTAGCGCGTCGAAGTCGGCGTCGGGATTCGCCATCTCCTCGCCGATTTCGTTGAAGCGCGCCACCTTCTGGGCGATCTCGCCGAAGGCCATCTTGATGTTCTCGCCCACGGTTTTGGTGTCGTCCAGCGGCGGCTCCTGCTGCAGGATGCCGACCGTGAAGCCGGGGGTGAGGGATGCCTCGCCGTTGCTCACGGTTTCGATGCCGGCCATGATTTTGAGCAGTGTGGACTTGCCCATGCCGTTGGGGCCCACCACGCCGATCTTCGCGCCCGGCAGGAAGCTCAGGGTCACGTCGTCGAGGATCACGCGGTCGCCGAAGGCCTTGCGCGCCTTGATCATCTGATATACGAATTCAGCCAACGTTGTTCCGTTCTCTTGGAATGGGTTTCGGTCATAAAACATCACCTATTATTCCCTGAGGGGTCTACGTGGGCGTGCGCGCTTCGTCGGGCGGCGAAGTGCGACACACCGATGTCGAGCGGTGCTGAAAGAGTGAAGTGTCTGTTACGAAGCCGCAGGTGAAAAGAAGATACAAGTAATCGGCTTCGAAGTCTGAAAGGCTATTGTGCCGAATTACCATTCCCATTCCAAGTCAGTTTCGCATGCCGGTTCACGCTCCGGCTCACGGTACGGATCGCGCTCCAAGGGAGCGGATTCCCGTTCGTATTCCAAGGATTTCTCCCGTGACCGTTCGCGTTCGCCGAAGGCGCGCGAGGATTATTCCGCTGACTTCTCCAACAACGCCGCGACCATTTCCGGAGATCTGAACGCCGTCGACGCCCCCGCGAAAACCTTCGCCGAGTTGGGCGTTCCCCAGCCGCTGGTGCGCGTGCTTGCCACCGACGGTAAAACCACCGCGTTTCCCATCCAGGCCGACACTCTGGCCGATTCGCTGTCGGGCCGCGATCTGCTCGGCCGTGGCCGCACCGGTTCCGGCAAAACGCTCGCCTTCGCGATTCCGCTGGTCGCCCGTCTGAACGACGAGACCAGCGTGACCGAACTGGCCATGCAGGAATTCGAACAGCTGCGCAATATCAAAGACAACGACGCGCGTCGCAAGGCGATGCTGCCCCACCCCCGCGGCCTGGTGCTGGCCCCCACCCGCGAACTGGTCAACCAGATCGACGAGGTGATCCGCCCGCTCGCCGACGCCTACGGCATGAGCACCGCCACCATCTACGGCGGCGTCAAATACAGCCGTCAGATCGCCGAGCTGCGCGACGGTGCCGACATCATCGTCGCCTGCCCAGGCCGACTCGAGGATCTGCTGCGCCAGAACGCGCTTTCGCTCGAATCCGTGGAGATCACCGTGCTTGACGAGGCCGATGAGATGGCCGACATGGGCTTCCTGCCCGCGGTCACCCGCCTGCTCGAACAGGTGGACGCCGACGGCCAGCGCATGCTGTTCTCCGCCACGCTCGATCACGGCGTCGACAAGGTGGTCAAGCGCTTCCTCACCGACGCACGCGTGCATGCGGTCGACGATGCCGACGCGCAGGTCGACACCATGACCCATCACGTGTTCGCCGTCTCCCAGGGCAACAAGCATGAGGTGATCCGCGAGCTCGCCTCCGGCAAGGGCAAGCGCATCCTGTTCACCCGCACCAAATTCCAGGCCAAGAACATGGCCAAGAAGCTCGTCGACCAGGGCATTCCCGCGGTCGACCTGCAGGGCAATCTCAACCAGAACCAGCGCGACCGCAATCTGGCCGCGTTCTCCAGCGGCGAGGTGCGCGTGCTGGTCGCCACCGACGTGGCCGCTCGCGGCATCGACGTGAGCGATGTGGAGATGGTGGTGCAGACCGAGCCGCCGGAGGATCCCAAGTCCTTCCTGCATCGTTCCGGCCGCACCGCTCGCGCCGGCGAGAAGGGCGATGTGGTCACGCTGGTGCTGCCGAACCAGGAGCGCGGCACCCGTTCGATGATGCGTCGCGCCGGCATTCAGGTGCGTTGCGAGACGATCACCCCGAATTCGCCGGTGCTTGAGGAGCTCGTCGGCGAGCATGCGCCGCTGGTGCACGGCTGGACGCTGAGCGTTCCGGTGACCAATCCTTCCGCGGGCCGTTCGCGCCGACGCAAGGGGTCCGGCTCGTACGGCAAGAACGCCGGCGGACAGTACCGCAAGACGTCCGGCGCCGAACGCAAGCGTTCCGCCGAGGGTTTGAAGTCGCGCGACGACCGCGCCGCTGGCGGCAAGGTCGGCAAATATGACAACCGCAAGTCCACCGCAAGTACCGAGCAGCGCCGCGAAGGCAAGCGATCGCAGCAGTGGAGCGATTGGAACACCGACTCCCACGGCTCACGTGACTCGCGTGATTCGCGCGGCGAAAACGGGCGGGGCGGCCGTCGTTCCGCCGCCGGATTCCGCTCGTCGCGCTCCGGCAAGCGCGCCGCCGCACCCTTCCGCGCCGGTCGCTGATCGCACGCGCCCGCGCATGGGCCGATATCGCCTTGCTCCGGCATCCAGTACGATGATTTTGGATTGCGTGCGCGCTCGTGCGTGAGCCGATATCGCATCTCATGGCCGATGGCTTCCCGCCGTCGGCCTTTTGCTATAAGGCGTGGCGGTGCCGAAGCGATGCGCCGTCCTGAGGTCGTGTCGGTCTGTTGCGGCTGGGGCGTCTTTCACAGTGTGCGCAACGGTGGAAAGAGGGAAGTTATCCACCGCCATCCCCAGCTTTTCGAGGGTGGTTGCGCCGGTTGGCGGAACTGTCTTATGGTGGCGGTCCGACGGACGGTAACGAAGCCGTCCGCACGTTCGGAAGGGAACGACCATGACCATGTCCGTATGCGCCGACGCCATCGATTCGAACCGTGCGGAGGATTCGCGGGAGGCGCTGCCCGCGATGATGACCCCGCATGCCATAGCGGTATTGTTCCAACGTGCGGATCTCGCGTTGTACGGCGATGCCTGGCGTGATTTCCTGCTCTGGGCGAATATCGGCCCGACCATCGGCTCTGGCCTTGGATCGGACGGCGACGCCTCGTCGCGTATGCGGTGTGCGTTCGAGGAATGGTTCGCATTCGACTGCGAGATTGACGAGCAGGGCGAGACGCCTTTCGATCTCGCCGCCCGCTACCGCTTCGACGTGACCCGCGACATCGACAGGAGCGAGTATGCGAATATGCGTCGCGTCTCGGCCTCGAACCGCGCGTCGTGGTTCACGATATTGGACGCCGATGCCGTCCGCGGCACGCTGATGTTGGAGGATCTGGCCTCGGATCAGCTGTATGAGGTGAGGGATCGTCGGCTGGCGGGCGAACTCGACGGCGTGCGTGGCGGCGCGCTGGTCGCGCGGATCGCCATGTCCCATGGGGTGTGGCGTCTGGTGGGTGAGCCGTTGCATATATCGCGCCGAGGGGAGGCGAATCGCGCGCATGTGCGGTTCTGCCAGTTGTTGAACGTGCGACAGCCGCAGTTCGCCGATCTGGTGCGGTTCTTCCATGGCCGGGACGCGGGGCGCCATGTGAGGTATGACGCGCTGCGCGACTACGAGCGCACCCACGGCGTCGAAACCATCTGGACCAAGCTTTCCCGCGGCCTGATGTGAGTGCCTGAATCCCAATAATTCCAAGGCGACACGCAGGACACGCATCAGTAAATTAAATCATTTGACAAACTAAGTTAGCTCGTTTTATTATGTGTTTGTAAGTTTTAGCAACCGCTACTGCAAAGGAGCCCCTAAATGGGTCTGTGGGATATCGACAAGATCGAGTACGTCGGCCGCGAGCAGGGTCCGCAGGAGGGCCTCGCCTTCCATTACTATGACGCCGACAAGGTCGTCGCCGGCAAGAAGATGAAGGACTGGATGCGTTTCGGCGTCGCTTGGTGGCACACCTTCGATCAGGAGCTGGTCGATCCGTTCGGCACCGGCACCTCGCATCGTCCGTGGTACGGCAAGTACTCCAACCCGATGGACGAGGCCCTCGCCAAGGTGGACTACGCCTTCGAGTTCTTCACCAAGCTCGGCGCCGAGTTCTTCTGCTTCCATGATCGCGACATCGCCCCCGAAGGCGACACCCTGCGCGAGACCAACGCCAACCTCGACAAGGTCGTGGACAAGATCGAGGAGAATATGAAGTCCACCGGCGTCAAGCTGCTGTGGAACACCTCCTCCCTGTTCACCAACCCGCGCTTCGTCTCCGGCGCCTCCACCTCGCCGTTCGCCGACATCTACGCCTACTCCGGCGGCCAGCTGAAGCACTCCCTCGAAATCGCCAAGCGTCTGGGTGCCGAGAACTACGTGTTCTGGGGCGGCCGCGAAGGCTACGAGAACCTGTGGAACACGCAGATGCAGCGCGAGCAGGCCCACATGGCCCAGTTCTTCCACATGTGCCATGAGTACGCCAAGGAGATCGGCCTGGACGCCCAGTTCCTGATCGAGCCGAAGGCCAAGGAACCCACGATGCACCAGTACGACTTCGATGCCGCCACCGCCATCGCCTTCCTGAAGACCTACGACATCGACTTCATGAAGCTCAACCTCGAGGGCAACCACGCCAACCTGGCCGGCCACACCTACCAGCACGAGATCCGCACCGCCCGTGAGGCCGGCGTGCTCGGCTCGCTGGACGCCAACCAGGGCGACAAGCTCATCGGCTGGGATATGGACGAGTTCCCGACCGACCTGTACGAGACCACCACCGTGATGTGGGAGGTGCTCGACGAAGGCTCCATCGGCCCCAAGGGCGGCCTGAACTTCGACGCCAAGCCGCGTCGTACCTCCTTCTACGCCGAGGATCTGTTCCGCTCGCACATCGCCGGCATGGACACCTTCGCCGCCGGTCTGCTCATCGCCGACAAGATGCATCAGGACAAGTTCATCCAGAACCTGCAGGCCGAGCGTTACAGCTCCTACGATTCCGGCATCGGCAAGGACATCGACGAGGGCAAGGTCACCCTGGCCGACCTCGAGACCTACAGCCTCGACAAGCCGCAGTCCGAGCTCATCGCCGCGACCAAGTCCGATCACCTTGAGTCCATCAAGGCCACGATCAACAACTACATGCTCGAAACTCTTGCCAACGCGTGAGCCGAAAGCCCTGTGGGCTTTCGGGTAGCGTTGGGTGAGGCTGAGGCGGTAGCCGAAGCCGAGCGAACGCTGAGCGCGCGCAGCGCTCCGCAATTGCGGGACAATGCGTGAGTGAATCTCTGAGCGATGATCGCAGTGTAAAGCTGTGATCGGGCTGATAACTGAACAGCCGGTCGGTGAACAACAGATGGTTCGCCGACCGGCGCACATTCTTCCATCTCCTTCTTTTCCTTCCAAACCGGAAAACCGTCCGTAGCCTTAGCCGCGGGCGGTTTTCCAGTATTAGGGCTTCGAAACTTTCAATCTGCGGCCTCACGCGATATTGCGTGAAGAAACGGCCGCATATATCGTCAGGCGGGCTATATGAGCGACACCATGACCTTCTCTAATCCGGTTCTGGCCGGCATGTATCCCGATCCCAGCTGGATATGGGACGAGACGAGAGGCGAGGTTTTTCTGGTCAACTCGTCGTTCGAACTTGTGCCCGGACTACCGATCCATGCCTCGTCCGATCTGGCGCATTGGCGTCTCGTTTCGCACGCGGTCGACGAGACGATGGCCAATCGTCTGCTGCTTGGCTTTATGGAGGATTCCGGCGGTGTATACGCGCCCACCCTGCGGCATATCGGTGGCAAATACGTGATCGCATGCACCGTCGCCCGCCTGAATCGCGACGCCGCCGCCAAGGCCGGAGTGCCGCAGGCGGTGTTGGATGAGATTCAGGCCGCGCAAGGCAACTTCATCATCACCGCGGACACGGTGGAGGGGCCGTGGGAGGGGCCCTATTGGATCGCCGGCGCGGAGGGCATCGATCCGGATGTATTCGAGGACATCGACGGCACGGTATGGTGGACGCAGACGCGCCCGGCACCGCATCCTCAATGGGAGGGGCAGACCGAGATCTGGACGCAGCGCATCGATCCTGAAACATGGCGGCTGGAGGAGAGCTCCGATTCGCATGGCGACTACGGCAAAACCGTGATCTGGCACGGCTACGGAATCGAGGCGGTGTGGGCCGAAGGGCCGCATCTGTACCGCATCGGCGATTATCTATATCTGATGACGGCCGAGGGCGGTACCAGCTTCGACCATAGCGAGATGATGATGCGCGTGCACGCGCCCGAAGGATTCGCCTCCGCGTTGCACGCGTTCCGTGATGATGCGAACGGGGGCGCGGCGGTGTGGGCCGATGCCGGGCGTGACGACGAGCGTTCCGCGGTCGGTGAATACCACCGACTATTCCATCCCGACAAGAAGAACCCCTTCCTCACTCATAGGCACTTGGGCCTGTCCGAGTCGGTGCAATGCGTCGGCCATGCCGATCTGCTGCATCATCCCGAGTTCGGCTGGTGGCTCACCTGCTTGGGTGTGCGCCAGACCGCGGGAGCGGACGAAAGGGAGCTGCTGAGCTACTTCGGTCGGGAGACTTTCGTGGCTCCGGTGGAGTGGCGGCATGATCCGGCGAACTGGAAACTCTCCGCCGGAGGCGATCCGTCAGCGGGCCGCGACGCCAGTGATCCGGGATGGCCGGTACTCGCGAATGGAACCGGCCGCCTGCCGCAGACCGTAGAGATTCCAGGGAGCTGTCCGTCTCCAACAGAGGACGACCGTGCGGAGGAGGTCCATGTGGTCCCTTCGGCAATCAGTGAGACGCTGACCATCGGCAAGGCTCCCGGCAAAC
Above is a window of Bifidobacterium eulemuris DNA encoding:
- a CDS encoding DUF3180 domain-containing protein; its protein translation is MNARRTPWWYYLIAIVLGLMGGAGIAVYDERSGASLLGAPWFVSVLLAVLGIIVLVLALQVHKYATTDPRKRPNTFVNPTLAVYTLVLAKALGLAGAALAGWYGGQALLSIAHMEADYYTQVVLECAFAVVVCLADMVIGIVGEWLCQLPPTEGAEHPKMKKAARDRRMAGAVSKSAD
- a CDS encoding acyl-CoA thioesterase, whose product is MTDTATTTPLDHLVNVLRLGRPSDYRNHTYVNGESLYFPTGRVYGGQVIAQAMMAAAKTVSPSRLPHSIHGYFIAAGDIRQDLLFDVETLRDGRSFSARRVNVTQAEGPILTAIASFQESGQSGVEFADPMPADVPAPETLTSAKELMAPYAEHSPFANYYAQKSPFDIRHVTPTIMLGADNESAKRDSGKQMVWMKVDGTADAPQVMHRAILAMECDQVMMEPVLRRAGLSISTPGISYASIDHSMWWYRDIDINQWHLYVQDTPTAAHGRGLGTAKVYSRDGELVAAMAQEAMIRVPQQ
- the ettA gene encoding energy-dependent translational throttle protein EttA — protein: MAEFVYQMIKARKAFGDRVILDDVTLSFLPGAKIGVVGPNGMGKSTLLKIMAGIETVSNGEASLTPGFTVGILQQEPPLDDTKTVGENIKMAFGEIAQKVARFNEIGEEMANPDADFDALMDEMGKLQNDIDAADGWDLDSQLEQAMDALQCPDPDTPVNVCSGGERRRVALCKLLLEAPDLLLLDEPTNHLDAESILWLEQFLHQYKGAVIAVTHDRYFMDNVAEWICEVDRGHLYPYKGNYTTYLETKAKRMEIQGAKDAKLAKRLKDELDWVRSSPKARQAKNKARLERYDQMEQEARNNKKLDFSEIQIPAGPRLGSMVLEANHIHKAFGDRVLIDDLSFTLPRNGIVGVIGPNGVGKSTLFKTIVGLEPLSGGELKVGETVKISYVDQNRAGLDPNKNLWEAVSDGLDFIEVAGVEVPTRAYVASFGFKGSDQQKLTGVLSGGERNRLNLALTLKQGGNLLLLDEPTNDLDVETLESLENALIQFPGCAVVVSHDRWFLDRVATHILAWEGDDENPARWYWFEGNFQSYQENKVERLGEEASRPHRLHRKLTRV
- a CDS encoding DEAD/DEAH box helicase; this encodes MSGDLNAVDAPAKTFAELGVPQPLVRVLATDGKTTAFPIQADTLADSLSGRDLLGRGRTGSGKTLAFAIPLVARLNDETSVTELAMQEFEQLRNIKDNDARRKAMLPHPRGLVLAPTRELVNQIDEVIRPLADAYGMSTATIYGGVKYSRQIAELRDGADIIVACPGRLEDLLRQNALSLESVEITVLDEADEMADMGFLPAVTRLLEQVDADGQRMLFSATLDHGVDKVVKRFLTDARVHAVDDADAQVDTMTHHVFAVSQGNKHEVIRELASGKGKRILFTRTKFQAKNMAKKLVDQGIPAVDLQGNLNQNQRDRNLAAFSSGEVRVLVATDVAARGIDVSDVEMVVQTEPPEDPKSFLHRSGRTARAGEKGDVVTLVLPNQERGTRSMMRRAGIQVRCETITPNSPVLEELVGEHAPLVHGWTLSVPVTNPSAGRSRRRKGSGSYGKNAGGQYRKTSGAERKRSAEGLKSRDDRAAGGKVGKYDNRKSTASTEQRREGKRSQQWSDWNTDSHGSRDSRDSRGENGRGGRRSAAGFRSSRSGKRAAAPFRAGR
- the xylA gene encoding xylose isomerase, encoding MGLWDIDKIEYVGREQGPQEGLAFHYYDADKVVAGKKMKDWMRFGVAWWHTFDQELVDPFGTGTSHRPWYGKYSNPMDEALAKVDYAFEFFTKLGAEFFCFHDRDIAPEGDTLRETNANLDKVVDKIEENMKSTGVKLLWNTSSLFTNPRFVSGASTSPFADIYAYSGGQLKHSLEIAKRLGAENYVFWGGREGYENLWNTQMQREQAHMAQFFHMCHEYAKEIGLDAQFLIEPKAKEPTMHQYDFDAATAIAFLKTYDIDFMKLNLEGNHANLAGHTYQHEIRTAREAGVLGSLDANQGDKLIGWDMDEFPTDLYETTTVMWEVLDEGSIGPKGGLNFDAKPRRTSFYAEDLFRSHIAGMDTFAAGLLIADKMHQDKFIQNLQAERYSSYDSGIGKDIDEGKVTLADLETYSLDKPQSELIAATKSDHLESIKATINNYMLETLANA
- a CDS encoding glycoside hydrolase family 43 protein, encoding MSDTMTFSNPVLAGMYPDPSWIWDETRGEVFLVNSSFELVPGLPIHASSDLAHWRLVSHAVDETMANRLLLGFMEDSGGVYAPTLRHIGGKYVIACTVARLNRDAAAKAGVPQAVLDEIQAAQGNFIITADTVEGPWEGPYWIAGAEGIDPDVFEDIDGTVWWTQTRPAPHPQWEGQTEIWTQRIDPETWRLEESSDSHGDYGKTVIWHGYGIEAVWAEGPHLYRIGDYLYLMTAEGGTSFDHSEMMMRVHAPEGFASALHAFRDDANGGAAVWADAGRDDERSAVGEYHRLFHPDKKNPFLTHRHLGLSESVQCVGHADLLHHPEFGWWLTCLGVRQTAGADERELLSYFGRETFVAPVEWRHDPANWKLSAGGDPSAGRDASDPGWPVLANGTGRLPQTVEIPGSCPSPTEDDRAEEVHVVPSAISETLTIGKAPGKRFVRVNDYDYTAMCRGSRDADSSLMLFQDSRNHVLIHVENGMLHCETLSAGVSTATSYKMSKDAAWIGVRLYGNMVSCLTASEDSGSEFGFACPSLPLRVGQGLPHNATVLTSFDARFLSTEWSGGFVGCLAGV